One Ranitomeya variabilis isolate aRanVar5 chromosome 4, aRanVar5.hap1, whole genome shotgun sequence genomic window, acccctgatgtgcctaaacagtggaaacccctcaattctaactccaacactaaccccaacacacccctaaccctaatcccaactctagccataaccctaaccccaacacacccctaaccacaaccctaaccccaacacacccctaaccctaatcccaaccctaatcctaatctgtcatggatcccaatggctggggatagcactggacaagcaaaataacataaataacggacgagctctagggtgatggaacctgggctgaccgctgccctactcctgacaaacacaactagaaatagccagggagcgtgcctacgttgattctagacgccacgcgccagcctaagagctaactagcactgcagaggaaataaagacctagcttgcctccagaggaatgaaccccaaaaggtataattgccccccacatgtattgacggtgaaatgagaggaaggcacgcacatagagatgaaaatagatttagcaaaatgaggcccgctataactagaaagcagaatgatacaaaaggggtctgagcggtcagcaaaaaaccctaatcaaaaaccatcctgagattacaagaacccatgtgccaactcatggcacatggggagaacctcagcccactagagctaccagctagcatagagtcataattagcaagctggacaaaaaaccaaacaactaaaaaacagaacttagcttatcctgagagatctgggagcaggtagtcaggaaccaaactgagcacatctgagtacattgatagccggcaagggaatgacagaaaagccaggttcaataggaaacacccagcctctgatggacaggtggaaagcagagaccgcaacccaccaaagtcacccagtaccagccgtaaccaccagagggagcccaaaaacagaatccacaacactaatcacaaccctaaccacaaccctaaccccaacacacccataaccataaccctaaccacaagcctaatcttaaccctatttccaaccctagccctaattccaaccctaactaatttcaaccctaaccctaaagctatgtgcccacgttgcggattcgtgtgagatttttccgcaccattttttaaaaatccgcaggtaaaaggcaatgcgttttacctgcggatttccagtgttttttgtgcggatttcacctgcggattcctattgaggaacaggtgtaaaatgctgcgtaatccgcacaaagaattgacatgctgcggaaaacacaaCGTAGCGTTccggcgctgtattttccgcaccatgggcacagcggatttggttttccataggtttacatggaactgtaaacctgatggaacactgctacgaatccgcagcggccaatccactgcggatacgcagccaaatcggcaccgtgtgcacatagcctaattctaaggctatgtgcacacgctgcggaaaactctgcggatctgcagtgtttccgcagctgcgggtgcgcagcagtttcccatgagtttatagttcaatgtaaacctatgggaaacaaaaaacgctgtgcccatgctgcggaaaaaaatgcgcagaaacgcagcggtttacattctgcagcatgtcacttctttctgcagattccgcagcggttttacacctgctccaatagaaaaccgcagttgtaaaaccgcagtgaaatccgcagaaaaaccacggtgaatccgcgataaatccgcagcggttttgcactgcggatttaacagatccgctgcggaaaaatccgcagaggaccagaatacgtgtgcacataccctaaccctagttctaaccctaaccctagttctaaccctaaccgtaaccctagttctaaccctaaccctaactttagtgggggaaaaaattaaaaaaaaatattttctttattttattgttgtccctacctatgggggtgataaagggggggttcatttactattttttttattttgatcactgtgaaacctatcacagtgatgaaaatgtacattgaacgaatctgccggccggcagattcggcgggcgcactgcgtatgcgcccgccattttggaagatggcggcgcccagggagaagacggatggacaccgggagtctcggtaagtatgaagggggggagatcggagcacggggggggatcggagcacgggggagctgacaggaggacgggggagcggacaggaggatggaggggagcggaccaccgaacggaggactggggagtagatcgggggaggtggggggggggggcagaccagtatttccagccatggccgatgatattgcagcatcggccatggctggattgtaatatttcaccattttcataggtgaaatattacaaattgctctgattggctgttgcacttttaacagccaatcagagcgatcgtagccatgggggggtgaagccacccccctgggctaaagtaccactccccctgtacctgcagatcgggtgaaattggagttaaccctttcacccgatctgcagggacgcgatcattctgtgacacagcatatgcatcacaggtcggattggcaccgactttcatgacgcatacgctgtgtcacaggtcgggaaggggttaattaaactgataggactggatttggaaagacacacacctgtctgttgtgaaattggattttgggctcccccggtggccactggtggaattgaactggtgtgcatcatcctctctgttcacctgtttccatcaggatgtgggagtcgctatttagccttgctcctctgtcacttccatgccggtcaacattgtaatcagaagcctttctgtgcatgttcctgctgctagacaactcccagctaagttggacttagtccttgtttgtttttgcattttgttccagtttacagctgtagtttcgtttctgtgtctggaaagctcttgtgatctgaaattgccactctgatgttatgagttaatactagagtcttaaagtaatttcaggatggtattttgatagggttttcagctgaccatgaaagtgccctttctgtcttcctgctatctagtaagcggacctcaattttgctaaacctattttcatactacgtttgtcatttcatctaaaatcaccgccaatatttgtgggggcctctgtctgcctttcggggaaatttctctagaggtgagccaggactatattttcctctgccaggattagttagtcctccggccggcgctgggcgtctagggataaaacgcaggctacgctacccggctactgttagttgtgcggcaggtttagttcatggtcagtgtagtttccatccttccaagagctagttcgtatgtttgctgggctatgttctcttgccattgagaaccataacacctgtctatataagacctcacagctcacagtgcatgtcagaccaaatgagaatgatgaggtcaaaggaactggccaaggagctcagagacagaattgtggcaaggcactgatCCGGGCAAGGTTACAACAgtactgcagtactcaaggttcctaagagcacagtggcctccataattcttaaatggaagaagtttgggaccaccagaagtcttcctagacctggccgtccagccaacctgagcaatcgtgggagacgaaccttggtgagaaaggtaaagaagaaccgcaagatcactgtggctgagctccagagatgcagtagggagatgcgagaaagttccacaaagtcaactatcactgcagccctccaccagtcaggcctttatggcagagtggcccgacggaagcctctcctcagtgcaagacatatgaaagcccagagtttggtaaaaaaacgcatgaagaactcccagactatgagaaataagattctctgctctgatgagatgaaaatagacctttttcgtgataattctaagcggtatgtgtggagataaccagacactgctcatcacctgcccaatacaattccaacagtgaaacatggtggtggcagcacccagctatgggggtgtttttcagctgcagggacaggactggttgttattgaaggaaacatgaatgcgaccaagttcagagatatcctggatgaaaacctcttccagagtgctctggacctcggaagtgaacctttggccaagtctaacacgacaatgaccccaagcacacagctaaaataacaaaagagtggcttcagaacaactctgtgaccattcttgactggcccagagagagccctgacctaaacccaatttatagattatatcaaattctgtgcaaagcgtctcttaaatattttcctaatgttcaaaagccattttgctattgatatttcatgtatttcatattagacatgctttggcacgatagagtgcaaccttttttgtatatttatgtatggaggtagctgctcctggtatgcacctattcacactagtttggatgtgcgagccttttttctgtcatttctatgttagctgactgactgagcactcctcccatcaccatgtggtttttaattgcatctcatcacacttagtcccggccaactcatatgtaggctttgctgaacagaggtgtccacattcacccaggcatacagacattggccttcggtaagtgttcacatttgaacagggaggtcagggacccatcagttttatgagaccaccttgacgatggttgatgggctcacactatttgattatatcaaattctgtgcaaagcgtctcaaatattttcctaatgttcaaaagccattttgctattcatatttcatgtatttcatattagacatgctttggcacgatagagtgcaaccttttttgtatatttatgtatggaggtagctgctcctggtatgcacctattcacactagtttggatgtgcgagtcttttttctgtcacatctaaacccaattgagcatctctggagagacctgaaaatggctgtccaccaacgttcaccatccaacctgatggaactggagaggatctgcaaggaagaatggcagaggatccccaaatccaggtgtgaaaaacttgttgcatcattcccaagacgactcatggctgtacgagctcaaaagggggcttctactcaatactgagcaagtggtctgaatacttatgaccatgtgatatttcagtttttcttttttaatacaatttcaaaaattactacatttctgtttttttcagtcaagatggggtgcagagtgtacattaatgagaaaaaaaatggaacttttctgaatttacgaaatggctgcaatgaaacaaagagaacattttttaaaggggtatgaatactttccgtacccactgtatctgtgGATTGTGTTTACATCTGATTATTTTACAGATAATATATAGAGATAAGTTCTTTCTAAAATAAGCCTAATGTAATATAGGGTCCTCTTGTGAAAAATTGCTAGTACTTTCCCCATATTTGCTGCCATTCTATGGAAATGTGGCTTAAGTTTTACCACTAGATGTTTATTTTTCCTTTTCAAAATTGCATACAGTTCTCAGAAATAACATCGCAAAACTAAAAAGGTAAACTTTGGAAgagcccatcctaaataaaacaaatcAGCAAGGTCACTAGCCTCTCAGGACTGTGACACGGGCAAAGGTATAACAGGAACAAACAAGACTAGAAGCAGAGAGGAGACTAACGGGGAACAGTCAACATGAGGCAAGTGAACACCATCATTCTGTACTTAAAGCCCATATACTCTCCCAATATAGCATGGTATTGGTTAGCATTGTTATAGTCAGGGCTCTATAGTCAGAAAGACAATGTTGCTtatttttcacattttgactcCAGATAATCCATAAATGGCCAATAATTAGTGATAACGAATTTACTCCAGTAGAATGGAAATATCactttatcctttttttttcttttacattttttgtttCTTAAAACAAATCAGGGCCTTAGATTGATAGAAGATATACTTTGTAAATATTTCTAGACTCTTATGAAAGTTCACAACTTAAATATCCAAAattaatacaggtgcttctcacaaaattagaatatcatcaaaaagtttatttatttcagatcttcaatacaaaaagtgaaacacatattatatagagtcattacacacagagtgatctatttcaagtgtttatttctgttaatgttgatgattattgcttacagccaatgaaaacccaaaagtcattatctcagtaaattagaatactttataacatcagcttgaaaaataattttaaaatccgaaatgttggccttctgaaatgtgtgatcagtaaatgcactcaatacttggtcggggctccttttgcatcaatgcggcgtggcatggaggcgatcagcctgtggcactgctgaggggttatggaagcccaggttgctttgatagcagccttcagctcgtctgcattgtttgaTCTGGTGTCTCATCTTGCAGGCGGATACCGCGTTGGgtgcctgcacagtaccactatccACCACAGTCCCGTTTTATTCCGGACTTCTACGTGATATCCTAATCACACGCAGCACAGTGCATAAAAAGGTCACTTGCTTAGCAGACATTGGATGCATTCCTTTTTTCTTATGGACATATGATGCCACTGTAGGGATATTTTTCCTTGCTGGTCCTCCATCTACATTGTGACCCATTCAAATAAACCTTAAGCAGTTGGTATCCTGAGGAACGTCTAATAACGACCGAAACGTTGTACCCTAATTTTTTGGACTACATTAAAAGTTTCCTTCATCGGATTTTCATGAGTTGAGTGCCAAATTATTATTGccaatcatcattaacagaaataaacacttgaaatagatcactctgtttgtagtgactatagagtatatgagtttcactttttgtattgaagaactgaaataaattaactttttgatgatattctaattttgtgagaagcacttgtaagtgATACAAATGAAGAAAAACAACTTGTTGTTCCTTTGCCTTTGAGAACTCACTCCCCAGGCATTTTTCATTTGATATTTTGGGTTTCGTCTTCATGCAAATTCATAGCAATCAATTCCATTGTAATTTACAGGCTGGAAAATTGTATCTGTACTCAGTGTCCCAATTTATTAAAAGGTAGTAGGCTACTGTATGGGTTTTAAACACTAAAATTGAACTACATTCCACAGCATCTACTATTTGCTTGTCCGTATATATAACACATCCTTCCAATGGTTAATCACCTATCATTATATCATGGTTGTATCTCTGTTTGCAGATTGTGGCATTTTCTAGAACTCGCCACCATATTCCACTGTTATGGATACTGCATCGAATTAACCGGTCTGTTTGGAAGGATCTCCTCCCCTGGGTTCGTGAAACCTTACCCCAACGATCAGAATATCACGTGGGATATAAGAGTTCCTGAAGGACACCGGATCAAGATTTATTTCACGCACTTCAATGTGGAATTGTCCTATTTATGTGAATATGATTATGTCAAGGTACGAAGCTTGGGAAATCCGAGGGAGAAGAATAGTAGCGGTGACAATCTGTCTACAGACTAGCGAAGGATTCCATACAATGAATTGAAAAATCTCCTTGAATGATTGACTCTGTACGGTCAAGTGATGGGCGCACATGTGAATTGTTCATACAGTTCCAAAACAATGTATCCGCTATGCACCTGTGCGTCACCATACATTGTTAGCCACTGgaagtaaatgaaaaaaaacagtaaggctgctttcacacatcagttctttgccatcagtcacaatccgttgaatgTTGAAAAAACTGATCCGTAGCAGATTGTGAAAACCTGATGTGATGGATCTGTTTTTTCGACAGATCTgagtagctgatccagctaattggatcctaaaaaaatcagagcatgctcagttaaaaaaaacggaatccgtcgccggattccatcatttgacggatccggagccatagggttccattctagcaaacgacggacggcaacGGATCCATCGCTGTTCGTTTTTTCAAcagacacaaaatagttactatGTCTGTTTACTCCGGCTGCCGGAAAACCAAAAACCGAAGAATCCGGCGAAAAATGAGCGAAACGTGAGGCCCATCTtttgcaatccatcgctaatacaagtctatgagaaaaaaaacggatccggcggcaacttttgccagatccgtttttttcaaaatttgccggattgtgactgacggcaaaaaactgatgtgtgaaagcagcctaaagcaAACTTTCTCAACTTTTGATGCAGATGCAATATGTAAAATAAGTCTGACAAAATGAAGCCGTACACGTTCCCACAACAACAGAAAATGTTCTGTGACCGATTCATTCTAGTCGGCTAATGATTAACTCACAAACCAATAGCTGTAACATCAGGAAAACTGTCTAGGCGCAAAATCCACTGTATACTGAGAAAAAAAGTCTTGTTTTCATGCCAGTCAAAAACTTCAGTGTGAATTATGTTCATCGAAGCTTCTATTTCAATCTGGGTTAAATACACATCTTATTTTTACACTGGAGTCTTTTCCCATCGTTACTTAAACAGAACCCATCAGTACGATTAGTGGTATGGCTGCATAGGTTGTAGAACACTGAAATGATCCCCATGTAATCTGTTGCaatatgaagccacatgtaagtgctTCTTCTACAGATTCAATATAAAAATATCGATTGCACCTGTACGCCACTGAGTGTGCACAGTCATGAGCTGTGCACTTCTCAGGGGTGTTTTGGATGATCAATGGTGATCTCAGCACTTGGACCCCACCAATCACATGCAATTAAAGGCAAAAAAAAATctatgtatataattgtctaaggggtacttccgtctgtctgtctctaACGgatatcccgcgtcgctgattggtcgcagccgtctgcctgtcctggctgccgcgaccaatcagcgacggccacagcccggccgagaattagtccctccctacttctgtccagtcagtgcccagacgcccgctccatactcccgttcagtcaccgctcacacaggggtaatgccagcgttaacggaccgcgttatgcagcgggtaacgcactctgttaacgctgctattaaccctgtgtgtccccaatgcctatgcaacatcaatagtaaaaagatctaatgttaaaaataaaaaaaacaaaaaacctgctattctcaccttccgtcgtccaacgatgcgctcgcgcctgccgccagcttccgttcccagagatgcattgcgaaattacccagaagacttatgcgaaattacccagaagactaagcggtctcgcgagaccactaagtcatctgggcaatttcgcaatgcatcctgggaacgaaagatggcggcagccgcgaagcgcatcggcacagcttcgctggatgccggatggtgagtatagaactattttttacttTACTTACACAGTGAGTAGCCGGGCCCGGGCGTAGTGATCTATGTGTACGGTGGCCCCAGCTGTGCGGAGTAGTCGTGTATCATATGAAGCTGTATGGGACTATTTACTTctatggccagtgttagatactatgtgggctgtgcgatatattacgtgggctgttatatattgtgGCCAGCATTATATACTCTGtggcctgtatatactgtgtggctgcaatatactgcgtggacgcaatacactgcgtggactgtgttatatactacgtgggctgtgttatttactgcgtggcctgtattaacgcatcgggtacccgatgcgttagaatcgggccaccatctagtgtatatatatatatatatatatatatatatatatataattttgaatGCAATTGTTTTGTTAAACGACCACGGATCGGGTAAAAACCAGCAGATTGGCAATCGCTCACTGACTTGTTCAGCCAGACTTACAAACCATATATGATTCTATGATGATGAACATTTGATGAATTTTTCCCACTTATTAAAAATAGATTATTATTGAACGTTTTGAAGCCAAACAGCGTAATAATGCATCAAGATCAAGAACAAACCTTTAAGAAAACGAGCAATTTGCTTGTCAGATGATTGCCAGCATGTTTACAGTGGTCGATAATTGGTAATACGTGTACTTCCGATCACTCATTCCTTGATTATTGACTAGACTAAATAGGCCACTAAGGTATTGTAGGAAATGGACATACTGCACACGTTCCCCTGTGAAGAACATGTGTGTTAATGTGTTGTGTAATATGAACGGTGATGTGCATTTAATAGCATTGGTTGTGTGTTCTGCCCAAGAGTTAGACTTGCCCAGAGTAGGAAGGGTTAATGTGAAGGGATACTCATATGTGGCACACAGTGCGTAAAAAGAAGTCCTAATTTCTGGTCTGGCGAGATTCTATTAAAAAAAGAGAAGTGACCAAAAAAACAGAATGATCCATCAAAGATGAGTCCTTAGAGAGGATGCCTAGCATTACGGATcagagtttataactcagagagcTAAAGGGCCAAGACGGGTCAGAGTACATGAGATGAAGGGAGTGCCATGAGTGGGAATTCCAAAGCATCAGTTACAGAGAAAATAAGTACCGGCCATACTAGCAACATAGTTCCCTAGAGGGGAAAGAATAGGACTCCCactaactggactgtagtactgagcCTGGCTGTGGTGAAGTAGAGTGAAACAGTGAAGATAGAGAATGAGCAAGTATGGAGACTAACGTGAGAAATGCTGTGTATTGTGAAGGAAACGTTCATAAAGATGTGTACCCCCTACCTACTGGATACAATTCCCACAAAGTTGTCATTAAGAGTTTATTTTCAATTGGTGGTCTCGCTCATTGAAGTCCACATCATCTGGTCCAGGCCAACCAAAGTCATCGCTAACGATCAGCCTGCAAGCGCCCccatagcacaagtccacacacagaGCCGGTACCCCCTTCTTCATGTAATGTTCCAGGGTATAAAGGACACGTACCTTGCCCATGGCTAACGCCCCAGGCTACATTAGTGTGATTCGACATTCAGGtttgctgctgctttttttcttttaaatagttTTGATGTCAAAGCAAGAACTGATTCATAAATGAAAGACAGTCAAGAGGGTGTCACGTTGGGTAATGAATCTCAGGTCTTTACAAATGGTGTGATTTgtctcccatattaaatggatttagtttcttctggtgctTAAGAGGTTAACAACTCTATTATGGTCAAGACATGAAGCtctatttcagctgcttctgatctggtccttactagtgatgagcgagtgtgcttgttactcgagttttccaagcatgctcgggtgatctcagagtatcTTGGATGTGCTTGTAGATCATGcttgagtcaccgcagctgcatgatttgcggctggtagacagcctgaatacatgtggggattgcctgtttgttagggaacttAGCTATACCTACTGCACTGAGACTGTGTAATATGGACACCAAAGAGAGAAGCCCTGTGACATTCTCCGCTCCATCAGGCCTGGCATTGGTTTTGACCACAGTTTGTGCCCAGCTCCTTTGTTTTCCAGTGTGCCCATCAATAGAGCACATAGGGAAATTACTTATTAAACACTGATTTGCTTGCATGATACTAACAGGCAGTGCCTTCAATCCTCAGCTTACGTCACAGGACAAAGTGGTGGCTCATTTCTGTGGCACCGAGTCTACAGACACTGAGAAAGCCCCGGAAAATTTGCCCTATTACTCCCTGAATAATCAGATGACTGTGACCTTCATAAGTGACTTCTCCAACGAGAAAGAGTTCACGGGCTTTGAGGCTTTCTACGCAGCTGAAGGTAAGGAACCAACACCTAATTTGGTGTCATAGATAATGATGTCCAAGGAGCAATAACAAATATTAGGCATCTAAAAGCGCCATTCATCTCCCAACTGCAGAGCCTAGATAAAATACATGGAAAGCTGTTGTGCAGAATTAGAAAACATGACTTGTGTATTCCAAAAATGGCACCACATGGCAAGCTCAGAGATGCTGTAGTGAATGAGATCCTAATGCACTACcatacattttggaagaatgttttccTACCAAAATTTTTCTAATCCTGTAGAACCTGTAACTTGCAGAGCCTTTTCTTAATTCTGCTAAAGTCAACTGTATTTCCAAAGGCAAATCAACAAAGTACGGTCAGTACCGATATTAGACAGAAATGGTAGCATAGGAACCAATGAACCTCaccactgaaaaaaaaatcaagggggtgaacctatctaaactattaccccccccccccgaaaaaaaatcTTTCAGAAATGAGTGAGTTTGTTGGTTGCCCTATCACTCCCGCAACCCTCCCCAATGTTTAGCAATGCCACAAACAATGTCCTGGAACATGGATATTTATATTTCTGCTCAGTGTATGGATGAAAAACTAGTAATAAACAAAAATATTTGTCTGATTTTCTATAGATATCGACGA contains:
- the MASP2 gene encoding mannan-binding lectin serine protease 2 isoform X2; its protein translation is MRLWHFLELATIFHCYGYCIELTGLFGRISSPGFVKPYPNDQNITWDIRVPEGHRIKIYFTHFNVELSYLCEYDYVKLTSQDKVVAHFCGTESTDTEKAPENLPYYSLNNQMTVTFISDFSNEKEFTGFEAFYAAEDIDECEKQDEDGEICDHFCHNHIGGHYCSCRAGFKLHTDKKTCLEQ